A window of Malania oleifera isolate guangnan ecotype guangnan chromosome 5, ASM2987363v1, whole genome shotgun sequence contains these coding sequences:
- the LOC131155321 gene encoding EPIDERMAL PATTERNING FACTOR-like protein 9, translating into MASAKKTFLSLFFTLILAAYVIQGSTTQVLLHYHQMLPRSSTLKIDLNLQGGSRRQMSGISRRMMIGSTAPTCTYNECRGCKYKCRAEQVPVEGNDPMNSAYHYKCVCHR; encoded by the exons ATGGCCAGCGCTAAAAAGACCTTTCTCTCGCTGTTCTTCACCTTAATTTTAGCTGCATACGTTATACAAG GATCTACAACTCAAGTACTACTTCATTATCATCAAATGCTCCCTCGCTCCTCCACATTGAAAATAGACTTAAATTTGCAG GGTGGCAGTCGAAGACAGATGAGTGGGATTTCAAGGAGAATGATGATTGGTTCCACAGCACCAACCTGCACATACAATGAATGTAGAGGGTGCAAGTACAAGTGCAGGGCTGAGCAAGTTCCTGTGGAGGGAAATGACCCAATGAACAGCGCATATCATTACAAATGTGTTTGCCATcggtaa